A portion of the Gigantopelta aegis isolate Gae_Host chromosome 10, Gae_host_genome, whole genome shotgun sequence genome contains these proteins:
- the LOC121384513 gene encoding keratinocyte proline-rich protein-like, producing MLAVKIVVCCLLVLGLSQVLVAHYIPFRIPHPVPFVKPYPVPHPVPFPQPFPVPFPQPVGVPHPVPVPHPVPVPHPVPVPEPVGVPHPVPVMYPVPHMVPVPYY from the coding sequence ATGCTGGCGGTCAAGATAGTCGTTTGCTGTTTGCTTGTCCTGGGTCTGTCCCAGGTTTTGGTTGCACACTATATCCCGTTTCGAATTCCTCATCCGGTTCCATTTGTTAAACCGTATCCAGTACCTCATCCGGTTCCATTCCCCCAACCCTTTCCAGTACCATTTCCACAACCGGTAGGAGTTCCACATCCGGTACCAGTTCCACATCCGGTACCAGTTCCGCATCCGGTGCCAGTTCCAGAACCGGTAGGAGTTCCGCATCCGGTACCAGTGATGTATCCGGTCCCACATATGGTCCCTGTTCC